One region of Pogona vitticeps strain Pit_001003342236 chromosome 1, PviZW2.1, whole genome shotgun sequence genomic DNA includes:
- the ZDBF2 gene encoding DBF4-type zinc finger-containing protein 2 isoform X6, with product MEMFDWNKQADETSPASAQGIEIKGIEESVQQESSTSLSIQGPELSGLPVMQSRQGYCSCCHVHYNNLEQHVYSSQHRHFATYCRNRMGTTSLMERFLQDVLQHHPYRYQDNR from the exons aTGGAG atgtTTGACTGGAATAAGCAAGCTGATGAAACCTCTCCTGCTTCAGCACAAG GTATAGAAATAAAAGGTATTGAAGAATCTGTACAGCAGGAAAGTAGTACCAG tttgAGCATACAAGGACCAGAGCTGTCTGGGCTTCCGGTTATGCAGAGCAGGCAAGGCTATTGCAGTTGCTGCCATGTGCACTACAATAATCTTGAACAG cATGTCTACAGTTCCCAGCACAGACATTTTGCCACTTACTGCAGGAACCGTATGGGTACAACTAGTCTTATGGAACGCTTCTTGCAAGATGTTTTGCAGCATCATCCCTACAGATACCAAGACAACAGGTAG
- the ZDBF2 gene encoding DBF4-type zinc finger-containing protein 2 isoform X3: MEMFDWNKQADETSPASAQGIEIKGIEESVQQESSTSLSIQGPELSGLPVMQSRQGYCSCCHVHYNNLEQHVYSSQHRHFATYCRNRMGTTSLMERFLQDVLQHHPYRYQDNRLSMGLLQRLQQIQNLAAGLLSGVRRRQHIFPTLAALHWLPVRFCASFKVMVLIYKALKGLGPQYLAKCLLPTRSACPIRSSQAGWLRVSTPREAYKTMTRNRTFLAVALQLWNSLPSKILLSPSLGTFKRLLKTWLFRPAFPDSGTS; encoded by the exons aTGGAG atgtTTGACTGGAATAAGCAAGCTGATGAAACCTCTCCTGCTTCAGCACAAG GTATAGAAATAAAAGGTATTGAAGAATCTGTACAGCAGGAAAGTAGTACCAG tttgAGCATACAAGGACCAGAGCTGTCTGGGCTTCCGGTTATGCAGAGCAGGCAAGGCTATTGCAGTTGCTGCCATGTGCACTACAATAATCTTGAACAG cATGTCTACAGTTCCCAGCACAGACATTTTGCCACTTACTGCAGGAACCGTATGGGTACAACTAGTCTTATGGAACGCTTCTTGCAAGATGTTTTGCAGCATCATCCCTACAGATACCAAGACAACAG GCTATCCATGGGGCTGCTACAGAGACTTCAGCAGATCCAGAACTTGGCGGCTGGATTATTGAGTGGGGTAAGGAGACGTCAACACATTttccctactctggctgccctgcactggttacctgtccgtTTCTGTGCCAGCTTTAAGGTGATGGTGTTAATCTATAAGGCCCTAAagggtttaggacctcagtatctaGCAAAATGCCTCCTTCCAACTAGATCTGCCTGTCCTATAAGATCATCTCAGGCTGGGTGGTTGAGAGTTTCAACCCCAAGAGAGGCCTATAAAACGATGACCAGAAATCGGACCTTCTTGGCAGTCGCTCTGCAACTTTGGAATAGTCTCCCATCCAAAATTCTCCTGAGCCCTTCACTAGGAACTTTCAAAAGAttactaaaaacatggctgtttaggccGGCCTTTCCGGACTCTGGAACATCTTAG
- the ZDBF2 gene encoding DBF4-type zinc finger-containing protein 2 isoform X4, whose protein sequence is MEMFDWNKQADETSPASAQGIEIKGIEESVQQESSTSLSIQGPELSGLPVMQSRQGYCSCCHVHYNNLEQHVYSSQHRHFATYCRNRMGTTSLMERFLQDVLQHHPYRYQDNRLSMGLLQRLQQIQNLAAGLLSGTNL, encoded by the exons aTGGAG atgtTTGACTGGAATAAGCAAGCTGATGAAACCTCTCCTGCTTCAGCACAAG GTATAGAAATAAAAGGTATTGAAGAATCTGTACAGCAGGAAAGTAGTACCAG tttgAGCATACAAGGACCAGAGCTGTCTGGGCTTCCGGTTATGCAGAGCAGGCAAGGCTATTGCAGTTGCTGCCATGTGCACTACAATAATCTTGAACAG cATGTCTACAGTTCCCAGCACAGACATTTTGCCACTTACTGCAGGAACCGTATGGGTACAACTAGTCTTATGGAACGCTTCTTGCAAGATGTTTTGCAGCATCATCCCTACAGATACCAAGACAACAG GCTATCCATGGGGCTGCTACAGAGACTTCAGCAGATCCAGAACTTGGCGGCTGGATTATTGAGTGGG aCCAACTTATGA
- the ZDBF2 gene encoding DBF4-type zinc finger-containing protein 2 isoform X5 — protein sequence MFDWNKQADETSPASAQGIEIKGIEESVQQESSTSLSIQGPELSGLPVMQSRQGYCSCCHVHYNNLEQHVYSSQHRHFATYCRNRMGTTSLMERFLQDVLQHHPYRYQDNRIHHAKGWTE from the exons atgtTTGACTGGAATAAGCAAGCTGATGAAACCTCTCCTGCTTCAGCACAAG GTATAGAAATAAAAGGTATTGAAGAATCTGTACAGCAGGAAAGTAGTACCAG tttgAGCATACAAGGACCAGAGCTGTCTGGGCTTCCGGTTATGCAGAGCAGGCAAGGCTATTGCAGTTGCTGCCATGTGCACTACAATAATCTTGAACAG cATGTCTACAGTTCCCAGCACAGACATTTTGCCACTTACTGCAGGAACCGTATGGGTACAACTAGTCTTATGGAACGCTTCTTGCAAGATGTTTTGCAGCATCATCCCTACAGATACCAAGACAACAG aatacatcatgcgaaaggctggacagaatga
- the ZDBF2 gene encoding DBF4-type zinc finger-containing protein 2 isoform X2, with protein sequence MFDWNKQADETSPASAQGIEIKGIEESVQQESSTSLSIQGPELSGLPVMQSRQGYCSCCHVHYNNLEQHVYSSQHRHFATYCRNRMGTTSLMERFLQDVLQHHPYRYQDNRPTYDDMPFASFRLPRDEAFLSLDLTEKEGTVSRGEEPSTNSGFTAESGCLISQRSHEELKNTFVPVTPTQRLESGKEPILGTSKKYINISCSTKNPVPVESAVTETRSHKAPNAAVNLLPCPLPVSHLPLTPHIFTKNTKHSIIPDSVSSNQCEQNKHGICNQDGLINPHLSPLLQSDHSRTIPLSCKGPACNQGNSVISGQLYWKEDGLQPQDETQISDFCLRNTSNPVSTSSSLAFQASSQLTGKKESKMGRSAATSIDEIIEEVILKYCYETPPKDFLCRDDDTNSSINILSLLDHSSVHGSDISFDCDAAVQSGAFLSKATIKSVELLKEAQVTLKDENYGTQLSSILRNDVVQQTPETEKDVSAHNEEPVLPALPHVPPSFVGKTWSQIMQEDDMKIEVLVRDFREGRFRCHFDTESLANCARKRLSKKKMKEEERVNPVASNKKKAMSAKGLPEFTEGLSSDFSISSAISETQHIPETLRRPKKRNWRLASRCQVVKVSHGTQTSLVHYPVVKPKIIRKNTEPPDQKANFVWPDSEKTPAMKTRLCALKLPESYTKIMSPVQPQTVVYVLSCPEIKPFKSKAEDFPKVRRSCHSADSKDSIRYKYKQSCIKYYDPLTNRILKTPPKSLVGEKARKPPHVRQLFRSLSLDANSKKQASAEYEFMTPKPFSSTDQHSSSPSSMLHPVKENDMNSSHNTEGSSVSLGRPECLVCSTSEKSYNHLVLSSSNPQELQQEDDFRLTPFNITQVPSPLKSHVAECLGRDNPKRGWQRKKGSNRESGFSKKASAPAFVRHNCIRRGNKVQVQPCRTTAHQKEGGRRTISTCSRKPSRSSIPKHQAMKTTVGKHLKKEKADTKKLKVARKPKRTFLNTTGIIGISEKRQKTTARASSKVKKWELTGEKSLLRTVK encoded by the exons atgtTTGACTGGAATAAGCAAGCTGATGAAACCTCTCCTGCTTCAGCACAAG GTATAGAAATAAAAGGTATTGAAGAATCTGTACAGCAGGAAAGTAGTACCAG tttgAGCATACAAGGACCAGAGCTGTCTGGGCTTCCGGTTATGCAGAGCAGGCAAGGCTATTGCAGTTGCTGCCATGTGCACTACAATAATCTTGAACAG cATGTCTACAGTTCCCAGCACAGACATTTTGCCACTTACTGCAGGAACCGTATGGGTACAACTAGTCTTATGGAACGCTTCTTGCAAGATGTTTTGCAGCATCATCCCTACAGATACCAAGACAACAG aCCAACTTATGATGACATGCCATTTGCCAGCTTTCGGCTTCCAAGGGATGAGGCATTTCTTTCACTGGACCtgacagagaaagaaggaactgTAAGCCGAGGGGAAGAGCCAAGCACCAACAGTGGATTCACTGCTGAGTCAGGCTGCCTCATTTCCCAGCGATCACATGAGGAACTGAAAAACACTTTTGTGCCAGTGACACCTACCCAGAGACTAGAAAGCGGGAAAGAACCCATTCTAGGAACttccaaaaaatatataaatatctcTTGCAGTACAAAAAATCCTGTTCCAGTGGAAAGTGCTGTTACTGAAACAAGGAGTCATAAAGCCCCAAATGCAGCTGTGAACCTTTTACCCTGTCCATTACCTGTTAGTCACTTACCATTGACTCCTCATATATTTACAAAAAATACTAAGCATTCAATAATACCAGATTCTGTTTCTAGTAACCAGTGTGAGCAAAATAAGCATGGCATATGCAATCAGGATGGATTGATAAATCCACATTTGAGCCCTCTTTTGCAGTCAGACCACTCCAGAACTATTCCACTTTCATGCAAGGGTCCTGCCTGCAATCAAGGCAACTCTGTAATCTCAGGTCAGCTTTATTGGAAAGAAGATGGCTTACAACCTCAGGATGAAACTCAGATTTCTGACTTCTGTCTCAGGAATACCAGCAACCCTGTGAGTACCAGCAGTTCCCTGGCTTTTCAGGCATCTTCCCAGTTAACAggcaaaaaagaaagtaaaatggGTAGAAGTGCTGCAACTTCTATCGATGAAATAATTGAAGAGGTCATTCTGAAATATTGCTATGAAACTCCCCCCAAAGACTTCCTTTGCAGAGATGATGATACTAATTCCTCTATAAATATTTTGTCGCTTTTAGACCATAGTAGTGTGCATGGCTCAGACATAAGTTTTGACTGTGATGCAGCTGTTCAGTCAGGAGCATTCCTATCTAAGGCAACTATTAAAAGTGTAGAACTTCTTAAAGAGGCTCAAGTGACTCTAAAAGATGAGAACTATGGCACCCAGCTCAGTTCCATTCTTAGAAATGATGTAGTACAGCAGACACCAGAAACAGAAAAGGATGTCTCAGCTCATAATGAGGAACCagttcttccagctctgccccaTGTGCCTCCTTCCTTTGTAGGTAAAACATGGTCCCAAATCATGCAAGAAGATGATATGAAAATTGAAGTGCTTGTGCGGGATTTCAGAGAAGGGCGCTTCCGGTGTCACTTTGATACTGAATCCTTGGCTAACTGTGCAAGGAAAAGGCtaagcaagaaaaaaatgaaagaggaagagagggtcAATCCAGTTGCAAGTAACAAGAAAAAGGCTATGTCAGCAAAAGGGCTTCCAGAATTTACTGAAGGGTTAAGTAGTGACTTCAGCATCTCTTCTGCAATCTCAGAAACACAACACATTCCAGAAACATTGAGAAGACCTAAAAAAAGGAATTGGCGCCTTGCATCAAGATGCCAAGTAGTCAAAGTTAGCCATGGCACACAGACCAGTTTGGTGCACTACCCAGTAGTGAAACCAAAAATCATTAGAAAGAACACGGAGCCACCTGATCAGAAAGCTAATTTCGTCTGGCCAGACAGTGAGAAGACACCCGCCATGAAAACTAGGCTGTGTGCCCTCAAGCTTCCTGAATCCTATACCAAAATTATGAGCCCTGTGCAGCCTCAAACAGTAGTCTATGTTCTTTCTTGTCCAGAGATAAAGCCGTTTAAGAGCAAAGCTGAAGACTTCCCTAAAGTCAGAAGAAGCTGCCATTCCGCAGATAGTAAAGATTCTATAAGGTACAAATACAAACAAAGTTGTATTAAATACTATGACCCATTGACTAATCGAATCTTAAAAACACCTCCGAAAAGTTTGGTTGGAGAAAAGGCCAGGAAGCCTCCACACGTTCGCCAACTATTCAGGAGTCTCAGCCTTGATGCAAACAGCAAGAAACAAGCTAGTGCAGAGTATGAATTCATGACACCAAAGCCTTTCAGTTCGACAGACCAACACAGTTCATCTCCATCTTCCATGTTGCACCCAGTTAAAGAGAATGATATGAATTCAAGTCATAATACAGAAGGATCCTCTGTTTCTCTAGGTAGGCCTGAATGTCTAGTATGTAGCACTTCAGAGAAATCCTATAATCATTTAGTCCTCTCATCATCAAATCCTCAGGAGTTACAGCAGGAAGACGATTTCCGATTAACACCATTTAATATTACGCAAGTCCCGTCTCCTTTGAAGTCACATGTAGCTGAGTGTTTGGGAAGAGATAATCCAAAGAGAGGAtggcagagaaaaaaaggcagTAATCGAGAATCAGGGTTTTCCAAAAAAGCATCTGCACCCGCCTTTGTCAGGCATAATTGTATTAGGAGAGGTAATAAGGTACAGGTACAGCCATGCAGGACTACAGCTCAtcagaaggagggggggaggaggacaaTTTCTACTTGTAGCCGAAAACCCTCTCGTTCATCCATTCCCAAGCACCAAGCAATGAAAACTACTGTTGGAAAGCACCTTAAGAAAGAAAAAGCGGATACTAAAAAACTAAAGGTGGCAAGGAAGCCCAAGAGGACATTTTTGAACACTACAGGCATCATAGGCATTTCCGAAAAGAGGCAGAAAACTACTGCAAGGGCTTCTTCCAAAGTAAAGAAATGGGAATTGACAGGAGAAAAGAGTCTCCTTCGCACCGTGAAGTGA
- the ZDBF2 gene encoding DBF4-type zinc finger-containing protein 2 isoform X1 yields MEMFDWNKQADETSPASAQGIEIKGIEESVQQESSTSLSIQGPELSGLPVMQSRQGYCSCCHVHYNNLEQHVYSSQHRHFATYCRNRMGTTSLMERFLQDVLQHHPYRYQDNRPTYDDMPFASFRLPRDEAFLSLDLTEKEGTVSRGEEPSTNSGFTAESGCLISQRSHEELKNTFVPVTPTQRLESGKEPILGTSKKYINISCSTKNPVPVESAVTETRSHKAPNAAVNLLPCPLPVSHLPLTPHIFTKNTKHSIIPDSVSSNQCEQNKHGICNQDGLINPHLSPLLQSDHSRTIPLSCKGPACNQGNSVISGQLYWKEDGLQPQDETQISDFCLRNTSNPVSTSSSLAFQASSQLTGKKESKMGRSAATSIDEIIEEVILKYCYETPPKDFLCRDDDTNSSINILSLLDHSSVHGSDISFDCDAAVQSGAFLSKATIKSVELLKEAQVTLKDENYGTQLSSILRNDVVQQTPETEKDVSAHNEEPVLPALPHVPPSFVGKTWSQIMQEDDMKIEVLVRDFREGRFRCHFDTESLANCARKRLSKKKMKEEERVNPVASNKKKAMSAKGLPEFTEGLSSDFSISSAISETQHIPETLRRPKKRNWRLASRCQVVKVSHGTQTSLVHYPVVKPKIIRKNTEPPDQKANFVWPDSEKTPAMKTRLCALKLPESYTKIMSPVQPQTVVYVLSCPEIKPFKSKAEDFPKVRRSCHSADSKDSIRYKYKQSCIKYYDPLTNRILKTPPKSLVGEKARKPPHVRQLFRSLSLDANSKKQASAEYEFMTPKPFSSTDQHSSSPSSMLHPVKENDMNSSHNTEGSSVSLGRPECLVCSTSEKSYNHLVLSSSNPQELQQEDDFRLTPFNITQVPSPLKSHVAECLGRDNPKRGWQRKKGSNRESGFSKKASAPAFVRHNCIRRGNKVQVQPCRTTAHQKEGGRRTISTCSRKPSRSSIPKHQAMKTTVGKHLKKEKADTKKLKVARKPKRTFLNTTGIIGISEKRQKTTARASSKVKKWELTGEKSLLRTVK; encoded by the exons aTGGAG atgtTTGACTGGAATAAGCAAGCTGATGAAACCTCTCCTGCTTCAGCACAAG GTATAGAAATAAAAGGTATTGAAGAATCTGTACAGCAGGAAAGTAGTACCAG tttgAGCATACAAGGACCAGAGCTGTCTGGGCTTCCGGTTATGCAGAGCAGGCAAGGCTATTGCAGTTGCTGCCATGTGCACTACAATAATCTTGAACAG cATGTCTACAGTTCCCAGCACAGACATTTTGCCACTTACTGCAGGAACCGTATGGGTACAACTAGTCTTATGGAACGCTTCTTGCAAGATGTTTTGCAGCATCATCCCTACAGATACCAAGACAACAG aCCAACTTATGATGACATGCCATTTGCCAGCTTTCGGCTTCCAAGGGATGAGGCATTTCTTTCACTGGACCtgacagagaaagaaggaactgTAAGCCGAGGGGAAGAGCCAAGCACCAACAGTGGATTCACTGCTGAGTCAGGCTGCCTCATTTCCCAGCGATCACATGAGGAACTGAAAAACACTTTTGTGCCAGTGACACCTACCCAGAGACTAGAAAGCGGGAAAGAACCCATTCTAGGAACttccaaaaaatatataaatatctcTTGCAGTACAAAAAATCCTGTTCCAGTGGAAAGTGCTGTTACTGAAACAAGGAGTCATAAAGCCCCAAATGCAGCTGTGAACCTTTTACCCTGTCCATTACCTGTTAGTCACTTACCATTGACTCCTCATATATTTACAAAAAATACTAAGCATTCAATAATACCAGATTCTGTTTCTAGTAACCAGTGTGAGCAAAATAAGCATGGCATATGCAATCAGGATGGATTGATAAATCCACATTTGAGCCCTCTTTTGCAGTCAGACCACTCCAGAACTATTCCACTTTCATGCAAGGGTCCTGCCTGCAATCAAGGCAACTCTGTAATCTCAGGTCAGCTTTATTGGAAAGAAGATGGCTTACAACCTCAGGATGAAACTCAGATTTCTGACTTCTGTCTCAGGAATACCAGCAACCCTGTGAGTACCAGCAGTTCCCTGGCTTTTCAGGCATCTTCCCAGTTAACAggcaaaaaagaaagtaaaatggGTAGAAGTGCTGCAACTTCTATCGATGAAATAATTGAAGAGGTCATTCTGAAATATTGCTATGAAACTCCCCCCAAAGACTTCCTTTGCAGAGATGATGATACTAATTCCTCTATAAATATTTTGTCGCTTTTAGACCATAGTAGTGTGCATGGCTCAGACATAAGTTTTGACTGTGATGCAGCTGTTCAGTCAGGAGCATTCCTATCTAAGGCAACTATTAAAAGTGTAGAACTTCTTAAAGAGGCTCAAGTGACTCTAAAAGATGAGAACTATGGCACCCAGCTCAGTTCCATTCTTAGAAATGATGTAGTACAGCAGACACCAGAAACAGAAAAGGATGTCTCAGCTCATAATGAGGAACCagttcttccagctctgccccaTGTGCCTCCTTCCTTTGTAGGTAAAACATGGTCCCAAATCATGCAAGAAGATGATATGAAAATTGAAGTGCTTGTGCGGGATTTCAGAGAAGGGCGCTTCCGGTGTCACTTTGATACTGAATCCTTGGCTAACTGTGCAAGGAAAAGGCtaagcaagaaaaaaatgaaagaggaagagagggtcAATCCAGTTGCAAGTAACAAGAAAAAGGCTATGTCAGCAAAAGGGCTTCCAGAATTTACTGAAGGGTTAAGTAGTGACTTCAGCATCTCTTCTGCAATCTCAGAAACACAACACATTCCAGAAACATTGAGAAGACCTAAAAAAAGGAATTGGCGCCTTGCATCAAGATGCCAAGTAGTCAAAGTTAGCCATGGCACACAGACCAGTTTGGTGCACTACCCAGTAGTGAAACCAAAAATCATTAGAAAGAACACGGAGCCACCTGATCAGAAAGCTAATTTCGTCTGGCCAGACAGTGAGAAGACACCCGCCATGAAAACTAGGCTGTGTGCCCTCAAGCTTCCTGAATCCTATACCAAAATTATGAGCCCTGTGCAGCCTCAAACAGTAGTCTATGTTCTTTCTTGTCCAGAGATAAAGCCGTTTAAGAGCAAAGCTGAAGACTTCCCTAAAGTCAGAAGAAGCTGCCATTCCGCAGATAGTAAAGATTCTATAAGGTACAAATACAAACAAAGTTGTATTAAATACTATGACCCATTGACTAATCGAATCTTAAAAACACCTCCGAAAAGTTTGGTTGGAGAAAAGGCCAGGAAGCCTCCACACGTTCGCCAACTATTCAGGAGTCTCAGCCTTGATGCAAACAGCAAGAAACAAGCTAGTGCAGAGTATGAATTCATGACACCAAAGCCTTTCAGTTCGACAGACCAACACAGTTCATCTCCATCTTCCATGTTGCACCCAGTTAAAGAGAATGATATGAATTCAAGTCATAATACAGAAGGATCCTCTGTTTCTCTAGGTAGGCCTGAATGTCTAGTATGTAGCACTTCAGAGAAATCCTATAATCATTTAGTCCTCTCATCATCAAATCCTCAGGAGTTACAGCAGGAAGACGATTTCCGATTAACACCATTTAATATTACGCAAGTCCCGTCTCCTTTGAAGTCACATGTAGCTGAGTGTTTGGGAAGAGATAATCCAAAGAGAGGAtggcagagaaaaaaaggcagTAATCGAGAATCAGGGTTTTCCAAAAAAGCATCTGCACCCGCCTTTGTCAGGCATAATTGTATTAGGAGAGGTAATAAGGTACAGGTACAGCCATGCAGGACTACAGCTCAtcagaaggagggggggaggaggacaaTTTCTACTTGTAGCCGAAAACCCTCTCGTTCATCCATTCCCAAGCACCAAGCAATGAAAACTACTGTTGGAAAGCACCTTAAGAAAGAAAAAGCGGATACTAAAAAACTAAAGGTGGCAAGGAAGCCCAAGAGGACATTTTTGAACACTACAGGCATCATAGGCATTTCCGAAAAGAGGCAGAAAACTACTGCAAGGGCTTCTTCCAAAGTAAAGAAATGGGAATTGACAGGAGAAAAGAGTCTCCTTCGCACCGTGAAGTGA